AAAAAGGCCACTGTGTTGTGATACCTTAAAGACTCTATGAATCTAAACATGAGAATACGGATTTGACGTAGTTATGGGTGAATGCAGAAATGATAACGTTTGACTTTATGAGGCACAAACAGTTTCTGCCACTTAACATAAAAGGCAACTCCCTGTACAAAACTCAATTTCAAAAAGAATTGTGCACATTTTGACCACACAATCATCACTATAAGATTAAAACATGAGTGCATTATTGTTTTAAAGCTCTCTTAAAATTGACAGACTTAAAAAGACGAAGTTCAACATTTAAGATTAATAAATCAGTTGACGCTGAATTGTTTGAAACACATATTTAAAGGAAATTTAACAGtagtttaatgtttaaaatagtACACTGAGATGTTGCAGAGGTTGTGTGCAATGTAAATATTTCATTACGTTCACTTCTTAGTGAAAAactacatccatccatccattcgcttccgcttatccttttcagggtcgcggggggcgctggagcccatcccagctgtcatagggcgagaggcagggtacaccctggacaggtcgccagtctgttgcagggctgaAAAACTACAAACACTGTGAATCAGACTTTTGCAGaatcacctttagcagcaataatttGAACAAAGCATCCTCTGTATGATTTCATCAGGCTCTCTCATAATTGTAGAGGAATTTTGgtacatttgattagcagcataTGGCTGCTACTTGTCCTCTCAACTCCCATGGAAGCATTAGGGATGTGCTTAAAAGACTCTAGGGAAGAAGTCAAAATACAAATAAGCATTGCTATGTTGGGTGGACCTCCTTTTTGCTCATTCCACAGAAAAATCGCTGAGATATTAGACAGACCTCCatataaacaacagctgcataCTCTCATATGGGAACTGGGAGTtggattagtgtgtgtgtgtgtgtgtgtgtggggggggggggggggggtgggggggatttTTAACAACAAATATAACAGCACATAcctttatttatataaagatTTCACAACCTCTTTTTTGATCTCTGATATTATGAAGTTATGATGACACCTCAATTTTATTCCTAAGTATGTTAATATTTCTTTCCAGTTTTTCAGCCACAAGTACAGTATTGCGTTCGCAAAAAGCAAACACCAATCAGCTGAAAAGGCTTTTATGTAGAAATGCACAATATGTGATGTTTTTATAGGAAAACACTACATAAGTGTTCAAAGCACCCTttggaaaaaattaaacaatatcTTCAAATGGCATTGTCTGGGACTGCATTATAACCATGTGAATAATACTTTAATACCTACTTTCACTAGTTCATGATTAGAATGCCACACTTACAAAATTTGTTTCTATTGCAGTTCAATGTTTAATTCtttatacatttattattatatttatagaaTTATGAAGATGGAGACAGAAAAAGGCTTTTGTCTAACATAAAGACACTGACATATAGCAGAAAGCACAATAGTGatgcaaaagcatttatttGAAACCATGAAGAGTTAGCTTAAATGATTTATTGACAATACATCAGTCAAGCATCAGAATAACTGACTTAAACTTAGGTCTGTGAGATAATAGTTATTCCTATTACAATGCATTCATGAATTCATTGCCATTGGGAGTTTCACTTCAGTTGGTCAACTGAGAATCGTTGGTCTCATTTTTAATACTACaaagttttctttcttctaCAAAATGCAGCCCCGATGCTTTACCCATAATTCATAAACAACTGCAAGCTTAGATTTTTTCTTCCATTGGGGTAAATGAGAACATTTCTCTACAtgtaatataagaaataaaaatgcaataaaaatgttGAGATAAACATGATAGTGGGGGGAAATTGCCAAAAGCAAGATTCGCAAGGAACCGGGATTTTTCTATAACTGACAAATGATGTAAGCGTTCATGGAACATTCTGGTGTAACTTGCCAGATGCCGttttctgacagcatggtgCAGCCTGTATCTTGGATGGATTTGTCTGGCTGACCTTCTCCCCACTTGGTAAATGTCAGACGTTGGTTTTTCATATCCACCTCAAAATTTCCCtctgcctttttgttgttgacacTGATCCAAGCTGCCTTGTAAACATCGCCAAACACTTGAGTCAGTGCGTTGTTCTCCTCCTCGTTCTGGGGCAAAGCCAACTCTATGTGTTGTTGGGAGCAGAATTCGACAGCCCTGGAGAAAGAGCCTCTCTCCTTGTTGGACACAAAGTATTTCTGACCAACTCTCCGGACAAAATGATAGTTAATGGCTAGAGAACAGAAAAATGTCAGGGAACAAACTGTGACTCATAAATCATTATCAACAAAGGTAAATAAGCAATtaggaaacaatgaaaaaagcTTCATCTACATGGTGCATTTGTCATAGTTAGATACAAGAAAGGCAAGTaaaatcaaattttaaaaacacagagctTGTAGGAACAAGATCACACACCATACCCAAAATCTCTGGAGGCTTCTAAATGAATATGCCAATTCATCAGtcatcttcaaatgtttttagcTTTGATGTTCTGATCAGCTGTTTTTTATTGCTGCTAACTGTTAATCAACTAACTTTTTTAATGTTGATCAAGTTGTAACATCAGGCAAAAACACTGGATTTATTGTAAATTGCAACAACAAATTATTAACGGATGGTCTTTGAAAgagttttaaataaacataattaataaTGCCTTGATGATGATACTTACCCAGTTCTAACTCAGCAAGTCTGCTTTTTAAGGTTTCAACATCTGGGCAACTGGATTCAACTGTAGCTGAAATTAAATTGTGAGCATACAACAGGAATGAAAGGAGCTGTGTggtctatttttcttttaaattacagAGCATCAACTAATTCACTGTGCAATCTGTCATCAAACTGATCTTGTGCTGTCTGACACAGATTGGACTAATATCATTAtgctacatgggatcttctcaTCTTATTGTATCTTATCTTTACCTTCAGTGCACACTGTTTCTCCAGGGTGCCCAGGAAGCCCATATATTCCTACATCCCctgaaagcaaagaaacagacaTAAAGCCTTATAAAGTCAAAGTACATAAATATGTGTCAAAATCAAACGATGATAAGAAGTTATATTCTTTACAACATTCTTGTGGTGAACTCATAATATTTTAGACTTTTTTCACCAGGATGTCCACGCAGTCCAGGCAGTCCAGGAATTCCAGTTCGCCCACGTAGTCCAGGCACTCCTTGTGTcccagaaactcctggatctccTTTCTCACCTTTAAGACCAGGAGGACCTGGAAACTGAGTGTAGGTGATGCGGGCCGACAGGCACAAGatgcacaaaaaaagaagtgggcTCATCTTCTCAGTGAAGAACTGAAAtgataattaaaaatatatgtaatgtacGTTTTTCCCAGATTTACCTTGGTTTAACTGATTCAATGTGTAACAAAAATGAAATCTGATCTTTCAAAACAGAGATTGTATTAAATATTGTGATTGTAGCTCCGAGGGATTTTCTAGGTATATGTTTAGAATGTCAAGCAATACTTCAAACAATATGTAACTCGCATGATAACATTAAATTTAGTAGAATAAAGCAGTAAGCAGGAAAGTACTTACAATATAAATGAAGAGCAGTCTGTTGGGTGTACTGCCTCACTGCTAATGTCCCAACAAAATAACTGAGATATTAGGTAGAACTAATGTAAGATGGATCGTTCTCTCCAAAGTAAACAACAGCTACAAAATCCCATTTGGGatagaaaaaaatgtcagaatGTAGAATCCTCCCTCTTGTGCTGAAGCACAACCTACTTTCCAGATTGATATTTTTTCAGCACTCTTTATTTCTCCACCACAAATAAAGCATGGTTTAAGACAAAAAACAGTCTTTCTTCAGGTATTTGTGCACAGACGAACTTCAGTGTGAAACAAAGTATGGTGACACAGAGCATAGTTTTCATGCAATAGAAATACCACACTCACAAAATGTATGTTTCTGAAAAGTATAAATACTTGGCTTGGGTCTGTTTTGAACATTTAAAACTTCAAACATGTTGAACTTAGTGTAGCAAAGACATTGACAGAGACATATGGGGCCAAGTTGATGATAAAGATTACTAAATGAGCTTCAGATTTCCAGTTTTGGAAACAATGCAACAGTCGTCAACTTGTTGCGAACAATTAACTTAACTCGTTGTTAAGACAAATAggattgttgtgttttaatTGCTCATTTGTTTCATAATTTCTTTATCAGTGCATGAAAAATGTCTACGATAATATGTTTCTAAAGTGAATTGCATCTCCAAGGTGGTCCCTGAGAATTGTTGCACAGACAGCAAATCCAAATCCATGTATAGTAATTATGCACAGGGAGACATTATGAATCCAGATAAACAGTAAAATCTTTACTTGTGTCAAAATTTGTGACAGGCACAAGAGGCAGAAAAAAGCAGCTCTTAATGCATCCATTTAACTGTTAGTAATAATTATTGCTTTATTGAAGTTTTGAAAATATCTTTGGTTAAGTAACTGTTTTTGAGACCCCGTTAGAGTCAAAATTTTGTTGCTTCTGGAGTCCAAAAGTCTTCTACTTATagcctttttttgtgtgtccagACTATTCTTTGACATTCTTTAAAATTACACTTTTGTCTCATTGCATGTTTGCAACACCTTTTAAATTGCTAACTTATGGTCACAGCTGGCTATTCTCTTGGGAAGCAGGGTTGCTTCCGATTCCATTGGAATCTTTTAATAATGACTTGAGTACGGAATTATATATTGGTTAAAAGTGGCATATGAGAGAAAACATCATCACTAAAATTTAATTTCACTGGCACAGGCATTCATTCCCACTTGCACAATTAAATTCTTTGAAAGTGTCCAACAGCGCTCCAGCTGATTCATGCTGTCACAGTTAGTTCTGATCTCAAAGCTGAATTCTGCTCGCTAAAATCAATCTGATCTGACTACTTGCTAAACAGACCTGTTGAGTCAGGATAAAAATGGCAAAAGGGTGATTTACACAAGCACTCCTATGTGTGTCCGTGCTCTctgcggtagagtatcacttcctagGGATGGGCAAATTAAGCTTTCTGAAGCATTGAAGTACTgcaaaacggttcattactcaaagcttttcaacacagttatctttggtgacatctggtggccaaaagagcagcttgaatctacaATTTGTAATGAACAGCTTTATTATGATTGACCACTTTACAGCTGAACTGACAGCTTCTGTTTGATCATGTGATAGTTCTGTCTGATAACGGGATGATATGGTGCTTCGGAcatgaattttatttttcttttatgttatgtctattttaataataaatgtgtatttaaaTCCTCTGTTTACCTCCGTCCGTTCTTGTGATCGCCCTCATTCCCCACCATGTGTTCCACACACTTGCTTAGGTCACACATTTCTCAGTttggtttttgtattgtttagtttagttcagctGCCTTTTTTGACTTCCTTTTCACCCAAATGAGTCTCCATTTGGGTCTATCCCTGCCTGCTTCACACGGCTATTCACAAGAGTATTTGGTTCCAAATATGTTAGGGTTTAGAATTTCAACTTCAGACATTGTACCTCACAGAATCTTTGACATTATTATGTGACTAAATGTCAATCTGTGAACAACTATTAACATCATCTCCAAGATCCAACTTTAGGAGACATTTTTTCTATCAGTGTGACAAATTACAACAGGACAAATGGGTGATTATTGATTAGTGTGCTGAAAAGTCTGACTGACTGACAGTCTGACAACTTAATTTCCAGTTAGAAAAATGGA
The Maylandia zebra isolate NMK-2024a linkage group LG7, Mzebra_GT3a, whole genome shotgun sequence DNA segment above includes these coding regions:
- the LOC101477220 gene encoding mannose-binding protein C — encoded protein: MSPLLFLCILCLSARITYTQFPGPPGLKGEKGDPGVSGTQGVPGLRGRTGIPGLPGLRGHPGDVGIYGLPGHPGETVCTEATVESSCPDVETLKSRLAELELAINYHFVRRVGQKYFVSNKERGSFSRAVEFCSQQHIELALPQNEEENNALTQVFGDVYKAAWISVNNKKAEGNFEVDMKNQRLTFTKWGEGQPDKSIQDTGCTMLSENGIWQVTPECSMNAYIICQL